The genomic DNA AGAGTATTAACCAAAGTTAATTTGATTTGAACTTGGCCTAGCCTTCTCAGTCCCCATCCCCAATGCCTTTAGCTTCTACTTGCCAATTATACATTGAATGAATAAGGTCGTTTCATTTTGAATGCCATTTATGGTTTAAATGCCATTCGGAGAAAATCAATAGAAGTGATTTTCTGAGATAGCTACTCTCTCGGCTCTGGAGCTGTGGATAGAAGGCGCTTCTCTGGAACGCAGACTGGCCAGCTCGGTTTCAACTGGTTTGTCCTATAATTGGTCTAGGAACTGCCATGTGACTTACTGGCGACATTTTGTTACCCGGCCTTCTTTTACTGTATATGAGTGCAATCCGTATGAAGAAGATTGTTAGTTTAATATttgtttagtaggcctaataagTAAAATGCAGTATGTTTCGGCATACGGATGTAAAAATCGGTCGGCGAAAGTGGAAACTGGAAATCAAATATCAACTCTGTCTTGTTCGAAGTAAGTCATTATTTCACGCACGCTTACGGAGAtttgaccatcagttaacttcaaaaCAGGGACCTTAAtttggatagacaatagcaatatcataggagtgattaacGTCAGAAAAGCACCTATGATATGTTTAATGTTGTAAAGACGTCAAATAGCCCGTTAGTTACCAAAAGGAGTAAGGAgccagaagtgaacacacatgACGGCTATACAATTGTGCTTTCATTTGCGATGCACCATTTGTTTGCACCTTCAACAGCATGGCGTACCTGCTACCGCCCACAAATGCCCGTgggtttgtgtgaaagaatcaACTCTTTCTTGTCCATTTCCCAGCCTGTCCGTCAGGCCGGCACCTCGGTTTTCATTGGCATGTCCAAACGAAGAGCcttcagtttgtttgtttttgttttttttttaaaacacattttttagtTGGTACCAAATCTGGCCCACTGCGCCAGTGATCAATGCAACACATGTTCCAGTACCGGGTCATttacccacctccccccaacattctaaaccaggggtgtcaaactcaaattaggtagtgggccggatttgttggaatgagacctcgtgGTGGGCCGTtatggtcattatcattttcTGCATGTCTGGGTTGTCAGAGTGTTATTTGACGTACGAGTACAAATAATGTACTGCTGTTatatactgctctttctctcttgaaatgccctACTTCCATGTTCGTTTTCAGCTTATTCCTtgctgaggatggtttgtaatGCTAGGTTATCAATTTGTCATATCATGTTaaagacaactggatgtgatCTTTTTGTCTTATTTTCCCTTCCTACCTAAAACATCTGAGGGGCCAAACCTTCTGGCGGATCTGGCCCctgggccttatgtttgacacccctgttctaaatcaattgtatacCATATTGTGCATATACATTTGAAAGCTTTGActctcttgggaatccaaaatgacaatttttttcatgtacaatctgtatagtgctaacattctcagattaatcttatgtctcaaaattttcaaaatccccctccctcctcctctttttggTGCCACCCTGACCTCTGGCTGcaagtgtagctgcagcacaataagtagatgcaacatattgggtactgaaatattcacaagaatccatagaaattgaatcttcatgttgtattatccaatattagttgtacagatgtatagtctatattatacacactcattgaaccaacaaagtaaatgcaaaaatagagactttttgtaattattccatattttgtgtagtcagtttatatcagaacacctgacatacaatctaaatagtccacaagaaacctcaaagtgttaccttttaTTTGAGACCAGCATTAtgcacaaaggggttcatgtgcagtaagcatttgattgtcagaatgcattttggataaccaaaagtcctatggggagtttccatagggcattttacaaaacacatgagcataccttggcaaataatggtctaaagtaagtagttttcattctatatggatctacttttgcacacagcttcacaagacctgatgCTAGGGCTCAGCTGTGTTTCTAAGTCATcccaagtgacctagagggctgaaatggtggtcagttcagagatgcttgttatctggcagaatgagaaaataatattctagcctctgtcactctgtgtcagtacatcacacagtttttCTGATTGTTGTCCAAGAAACTACAGTGCTTTCCAAAGAGGTCAGGCATTTGATTATAGGCCAAAGTATGTAGGATCAATGATCTCCTAAGTAGATGATGTACAATGTCGGGCAAAATACTCAAAATGGGGCGTGTGCATAAGAATTTAAAACAGTGCTACTGTGCTGTTGATGAAACTTTGATGCAGCTTTCTTGATGGTGCCGAACATTTTGTTACAAAATAATACATCTTAGAAACTGATCAGATGCATTTCTGCAGAGCATGGCCACCGAACCCTACTGCATTCTTCCATCTTGTGGCTGTGTTGGCTCAACAAAAGTGACACACAGTGCACATTCAAGGTACCCatgtaaaagtgttttttttttttttttttttgttctttgcaGGACCACTTTGACGAGACACAGTATGAGAGTCACAGGGCTGACGGTCTCAGGAAGCTCAAGCCAAATGCTATTCCAACTCAGTTTGTCTTCACAAAACCAAAGACCTCTCGTTCCAGAAGACCTCCAAACAGACACATTACCAATTCAGTTGCCCTGAAAGATGTGATGGTGTCTGATGGTGCAACAAAGAAAGTTAGTCAGGATCACTCATATTGTAGTACCTCCCTTGATACAGCTCAGCCTGAGATACACAGAAGCGAGCCCAGTGCTGATGGTAattatgttacattacattacattacatttggctgacgctttttaaccaaagcgaccaacaacatggtaaacagtaagttttagaacaattctcacaattttaggacagtttaaaaaaaacattagagtacagtaagaataagtgcgtcggtgagtgctgtttttaacagttacttgtcagtttaaaacatacagtgagtgctaggatcagtaagacttgttgtaagtgttgctatgagagtagatgttctcctaaagagctgggtcttcaggagttttgaaagtggaaaaggatgtccctgcccttgtaggaactggcagtgtgttccaccaatgaggaacaacagatgagaaaagtttgattggcttgagctgcacggtggtagagctagacgccgtcGTCAGAGGAGCCGCAGctgtctggaggtagtgtaagtctgtatgagggcattcaagtaggtgggagcagaaccgagactactttgtaggcaagctgctagagacttgaatttgatgcgggccgccataggtagccagtgtagctggatgagcagcgggtaacatgtgccctttgggttggttgtagaccaggcgccgctgcttctggatcatctgaagtggtttcactggcgcaggctgggagacctgtcaggagggcattgcagtagtcgaaatcgtggagatgactattgcctgaaccagaagttgggtagcatcttgagtcaagtaagtcctgattttccgtgatgttgtagagtgctaaacggcatgaccgggcgactgaggcaacatgatctgagaagtttagttggttgtcgagaacaactcctagatttcttgaagtcctggtcgggtgaaacagacagggagtcaaattgatgttgatgtcgtggtgtatggtaggtttagctgggatgaccagcagttcagtctttgagaggttcagctggaggtggtgtgccttcatccatgtagctatgtctgaaaggcaatccgagatccgtgctgaaaccagggggtcgtcaggtggaaaggacagatagagctgtgtgtcgtctgcatagcagtggtatgagaagccgtgcgaacggataatctgtcccaaggaggtggtgtagatagcaaagaggaggggcccagcactgagccctggggacccctgtggtgagatggtgaggtgcggatagctgaccaagccatgataatgttaaacgaaggccctgtgaggtaggattcaaaccaggagagagcagaaccggagattcccatgtcagcgagtatagagagaaggatacggtgattaaccgtgtcaaatgttgttttaaaacatgtttactATACTTTCTACTAGAAACTGTGAATTCAAATGTTCAAGTAGTAAAAGCAGAGTAAAGCTTTAATTTGATActtgtgtgtgttgacatttaGGAGAGAAAAAATGATGCACAAAAAAGGTTGCAACTCCTACAGGTGGAGTTGAAGCATATTTCAGATAGGAAAAGGGTGAACATTTTAGTTAACTACTCATTTCCACAAATATGTAATATATGATATGTTTATGACCGGCTTGCTTGCAAAGCGTTGTTGACTAATAGCAAGAGCTGTATACAGccattgttattttattttacaagaaTAACATGTTTCTGATGTTTAATAGAGAAACAAGAAGGTTGAGAGGAGAGTATTGTATCTTTTTAGCTGGTGTTTATTTCTGCATTTATAATCCATGTTGTCAACTTTATGCATGTAATTTTATTTCTGGttgttatgcatatgtgtgtttggtaTCCAACAGATGTTTATAAATCAGTGCTTCCACTTGCACTTTGGCCTTTTTGAACAGATGGCACGGAACAGGGTATTCCAGATTGCAATCCTAACAGTATAAACGTGGACCTGCCAAGCAACAACCCCACACAATGGGTGTGTTTGCCTCATGCATCGTGTCCTGTTATGAGCTGTGAAGAAAAGCTGAAAGCCTTGGCGAACAAGGTATTAAGACTACAGCAGACCCTCGCCAAGGAAAGGCGAGAGAAGTGGAAGATTCTCAAACAGAGAAAACAGCTGGAggaaaaagtttcaagagtttTCAACAAAGATCAGCTCGCCAAGCTCTGTCAGTCAAGTACACGAGGGACAAAATGGTCAGATGACACAATCAAAAAGGGCCTTCAGTTACAGTTGGTGTGTGGAGTGGCTGGATATGAGCTGCTGCTTGCCCAAAAACAACCTCTACCATCAGTTAGATCACTGAGAAGAGTGCTGGTACTGGAGAAAAAAAGTCCTTCACTTTGATGTGGCTGCTTGTCCCAGGGGATTTCATTGTATAGCTCTTTGACACTGAGAAACAAAATGTCACTTATTGTTTAGTTGGACTCTTTTGTGTATGGCTCTGGTTTACATCAAACACACTGGTGAACTTCATTGTGACAACACAACAAACAGTCTTGGATACTTCGTTGAGGTTTGCGACTGATTTGAACTTTTCAACAAAGTTAACACTAAACTGTAGCATTTCACCTCCCACCCTCTTTCAACAGTGTAAACTACCTCCTGAAAGAAAACAgatgaatatactgtatgtttttttttttttttactggggCCTTGATCTATCTTAATTTCTAGACTTGGATACATTTTCTTTAACCAGTTTTCTGTTTTTCAAATGGATGTTGTGGCTTCAATGTTTCACTGATTCACCCCAAGAACATTCCACTGAACCATTCGCCCAGATCTTCCATGTCAGACAAGCTCTGCTGGCCTGTCTTGTTCAGTGCTGCTCTACCCATCTTTCCATGACAGCCATTGGCATTCAATGTCTGTCATGGATTCAAGGCCTATTTGTCTTCAAATAAAACTCAGGGATGATATTGCAATACATTACATTATCAGTCATGGAAATTCTAGGCTTTTCTATGTGGTGTCGTGTGTACATAATCTACTCACACATCAGGGTCCATCAGCATCTACATCACTACTCATTACTCATTCTGCATACTGTTTTAGCCAAAGAAACTTGACACTCGAGCAATGACACTCTTTAGGCCCTCAGGATAGTAGAAGACCTTGGAGTAAGCACCAAGTActaaatctgtttaaaatgatgAAGTACAAGAACAGGTAAAGAACAATGCAGTGGGTTTGTTAGGGGAGGTTGTTGGAGGATTTGGGGCAGGACTTGTCACACAAGAGTTTCAGAGATTCTTGAAGATAGAGATGTTCTGAGAGCATTGGGAAGCTTGTTTCACCACTAGGGAACCCCACATGAAAAAAGATTGGAGACCTAGGGGACCTCATGTGCAGGGTAGGCAGACGGCGTTCCTTTGAGGAAGTGGCCCAGAAAGTGCATAAAGTCTGTTTAATTCTGTTCAAGAAGATGGGTGCAGATCCAGAAGACACCTTGTAGACAGCAGTCAGTGACTTGAATTTGACTGTCTATAATTTGGCTCCATAAGGGTTCAGTTAGCTGACTCAAGTACATTTCAATGAGACATCAGAACAGAAAAGTCCTGGTCCCTTTTATCCTGATGTATGTAACGATTGCATAAATGTTTCTAATGGTGTTCAGTGCATCTGCACATAGTAGGCAAGTAGTTGGCCTACAAAGAAATTCTGTGTTCTAAGTCTGGATGATGCCACCAAAAaaggacacacagacagtattttatttttaaaagaatGGTCATtgcttttatttcattttccaaACGTAAATGATGGTATACTGAAGCAGTTGATCCTACACCAGAAAGGGTTGGGACAATGCCTGTAGCTTGACAACAGTTTCTTTTTTTAGAAAACCCCAGGGCAAAAAATAGGCAAAACCCCATAAGTCACATGAAGaacaacagaacacagaagtCAGAATAAGAAAAAGGGTAAACCATGTCTCACCAATAGCTACATACATGCTCCGGAGCTGTACAACAGTTGATTATgtacatgttttcttttttcgcaAGACATCTGAAAcaagtattgtgttgtgttgtaattCATATACCTGTACAGTTCCGTGCAGTAGTACTAACAGCAGTGATACAATATTAATTAAAACCACTCCCGAATCAACAGGAGTTAAAAAAGAAATCATGTGTAGGGTAGGGATCCATTAAATTGTTAAAAGACCTGCATTAGGCATTGGAAGTCTCCAGGCAAATAAATAAGAACTGaaaatacagacatacacacacacaagcacaccttaaaataaacaaacccagtaagacaaaataaatcacattaaaGCCTCATATACAATTCTGCTTTTTAAGCAGTACGTCTGGATCTTAGGAACAATGAACTGAAAATACTCCAAGCTATCTCTTAAGCCAACCTTCAGAGTGGTTCTTGGGGTAGGGAGATGAAGACATGAAAAACTGACAGAACAAAAGGAAAAATATCTACAGAAGTTGATGGGATGACTGCATGTGCCACTACATCAACACAAGGATTCAGATGCAAGTCCATACAATATTGCAGATGTCTATAACAATGTTGCAGATGCACTGCATAAACTTGGGATTGATTTTTAGATATAAGACTGGAAAAAGTGGGAGCCAGGGTTCTGTCAGGCAAGCAAAGATATTGATGTAGAACCATGTATCAAGCTACAAAACACCACTATcctggtttgtgtgtatgcgtttgaAAAAGCGGCACAGGTTCCAAGACACATTCACTACCACCTAAACCAAACGTATCCAACGCCtcttttaaaaaggaaaaaaaaaactataaaagcaaaacaaaaacagtctgaccactcactctctctctcccctaatTGGGGATTCCTTAAAATTCTTCTTTATAAAAGAAAAATAGATatttacattatatatatatatattgacatGTATTTACATGGTAAAGAGAAGGGGGGCAATCTAGGCAGCCCTGCCACCCCAGAGAATGAGTCCGTTTTCTGGCATGCCCCTGTTCCAtcgctccccctctcttttgtgGAGGAGGGGAGCAGCCCCATCATTCTGCTGCAGGagacctctcctcttcctcatccgaTCTCTCCCTCGTCTCAATCTCTACGGTGATCTCGTGGGGCATTCCATGCACTGGTCGGGAGGAAAagttctctctctgcccctggtgccaaagacacacacatcctggcACCAGGCTGGTCTTGTCTGCCTACAACGCCGGCCTGGGCAACTGAGGGCGCCAGGCCCGTGCCCGGCAGCGCTGCTCAGCCCGAGTCCGACTCGCTGGTGTCGGAGGACgacgatgaagaggaggaggaggaagagtctGAACTGGAGCTGCTGGCACTCAGGCGAGAGGCAACAGCATGTGGCTCTACTGTGCTGGGCTTCTCCGCTGCAAGGAGAGGGAAACGGTTCAACACAAGGAAATTATGGAGGGGCTCAAAAGAAAAGACGACAAGACTGCAGTTCCTAAGTTGACACATAGCTTGTAGTTAGCATAGTCCCTTaatcagaatttcaaaaagatttcatCTTTTCTAGAGCAGTATTAGTTGTTCAATGCAGATATGAGAGACCATTCAAGAGGTTTTCAattgcacaagtgtgtgtgtgtgtgtgtgtgtcttacctttGGTTTTGACTGGCTTCTTGCCGGAGTTGAGCTGGCCACTGACGTCCTGCAGCCTCCGCTCCAGCTCGCGTTTCTTCTCCAGGGCCAGCTCCTCCTTGGACTTGCCCGCTGCGTTCTTCTTCAGCACTGCAGGGTTGGCACAGAGCACAGGGTTACACCCAGCACAGCACATGGGGATCGCCACATGGcgcaagatcacacacacacatggcacaacACAGGGCGCAGGGAGAACCACATCACAGTACACAGACTAAGAGAGGAAGTGGCAGTTATAAAATGGGAAATATACGCCAATAATATAATCCACCACACTATAAAATATAATAGTGTGGTGGCCATCCCATTAATACACAGTAATCCCAAAACACTTGTGACTCACACATGCTGGAGCAGATGCGCTTTACATCTTAGTGACACTTTGTATCTGTATTTGACCcatatttaaatgatgtaatCGGCACTCAGATACTCAACTATCAGCTACCACACTGACGCAGAGAACAATGACATGAATAATGTAGAACATCCTCCCAGTTCAGGAGCTGGTTTATATGGAgagcgtgcgcgtgtgtgtgtgtttgtttgtttgtgtgtgtgtgtgtgtgttgagaagctCTCTTGCAAATTTATACTTAGCAAAGGAGTCCTGTTTCAGAACCTGCTGGATTAGATCTCGCACATGTGCCCAATGTGTCTGACACATACATCTCAAACCTCtccccaaagtgtgtgtgtgtgtgtgtgtgtcatgtttcaGGCTACTCCAGagcaaagacaacaaaatgcagctCACCTGTGGTGGGTTTGCGCGGTTTCTTGCGCAGGCAGGTCATGACGTATCTCTCCAGCTCGCGCAGCGTGGACGGCTTGAGCGTCTCGAAGTCGATCTCGATCTCCTCGGGGTTGGTGTCGCGCAGCGAGGGCTCGCGCGCCTGGATGATGTGCACCACGCGGCCCAGCTTCTCGCCCGGCAGCTTGTTGATGTCCAGGCTCAGCTGCCGCTTCTCGTCGTACGACATGGGGCtggtctcctcctcctcgtccgaGTCGTAGTGGGGCAGCAGCGGCATGGGCGGGGGCATCGCCTTCTTGGAGGACCTGGCAGAGGGGGACGatggatggaagagagagagagagagtcaggacTAAGACTAACAAGGAAGGACAACAGGGCGGGCAGGTGTGTGGGTTACACTTGAGTGagcctacatacagtattttGGTCTGGCCAATGTGTATTATCCACCTTTTGTTAGTAAAAGAAAAATAGATatttacattatatatatatatatataaatagtttttcACTGCAATAAAATTTGTTAATTGCCAGAATCCTTGAACCGGGACTTTTACTTGACATTAGAGGACAGTTAGTTTGGTTAAGTAACTCAATTAACAACTACAATAATCAGACATCATCTGGCTTTAAATGAAGCTGGTTGTGGTGATTAGGGATAGCcacagaagtcagatgtgtgacCATGCCCACTCACTTGCTCTTGTTGCTCTTCTTGGTCGCCCCCTTCTTGCCCTGCGTGGAGGTGGGTGCCGCCTTGCTGCTCTTGGTCTTGGGCGTCTTGGCGACCTTGGGCACCTTGGCGGGCCGCACCACTGGCTCGACGTCCAACACGGGGGCGGGAGCGCGGCTGCTTCGGTGCTTCTccggcttcttcttcttcttcttgtcctTCTTGTCGCGCTTCTTCTTGGGCTTGACGATGGGGCCCTGCGAGAGCGCCGCCAGCTGCTCATGCACCGCCCTCAGCTGTGAaggaaaggtcaaaggtcagatcATGAAGCCATGTGGTGCTCTGTTCTGTTATTATACTATAATACCTGTATGTGAGACTTATTTAGTTTCACTTCACTGTACTGTACTGGCATGCTGCATCAAGAAATTACTAGCAACAACCCAAACCAAACTGCTAGGCTAACATCCTGGGACAAGTTGACATTGCCTGGctgaattgtgtttgtgtttattggtctgtgtgtgtgtgcgcgtgtgtaggTGTGGAGTCTACCTGCATACACACCTGTTCCTGCAGCTCAGCCAGGCGGTGCGCACGCTCCTCCTCGCTGTCCGAGCTGGGGCTGCTTTCGCTCTCGCTGCTGGGGTCGCTCtccgacgacgacgacgacgaagatgaggaggaggacgagtgACCGCCCAGACCACCGCCCAGGGATGGTGGCGGCATGCGAGACAGGGGCTCGTCTGGCATCTTAGCGAAGCGGAACTCAAACACATCCTGGGAAAAAGGACAAGAGACGACATGAGTACACACTGATATACGCATCGAGTATTTCAATCTGTCCGTAAAAGTGCAAGTGAAAGTGTAACTGTAGTCTGTTTTCCCTTGGGGTAGTTGTCTGAACTCTGGTCTGGAACATGCAAGTGAAAGGATGCTTTAGAGTGAAAGTCAGCACTGGAACATAACCTATGGGTGACTGCTATGTACATTCTTGTGGAAGCGTGTTGTGCATTTGTTGTACGTGTTGGGGACCAGTGAGGCTTATCTAATGCCttcttgaatgtgtgtgttgatttgtgtttgtgtgtacgtttgAGAACTGTGAATCAACGTGTGCCAAATCAACAAACATGCCTCCAGTTTGTGTTACACGCAAGGGAAGTAAAATTGTGTGCGAAACTGAAACAAATCTGccgtttctgtttgtgtgtgtgtatggggcaaaactgacacacacctgcagctttCGGGCCATAGCCACCACGTCATGGTCGGGCGGGTTGTACTTGTAGCAGTTGGAGTACATCAGCCGCACGTCGGCGGCAAACTGCTGTGCTTCTCGGTACTCCCGGCCATCCATCTTCctctgagaggaagagagcagaaGTCAACACTTGGTTCATTTCCTCTCGGCAACAAACCCGCTTTTGACATTTCACTTCTGCCATTGCAAAGCCGATATCAATGTGGTTTAAGGCACTTTCCACATTCTCTACACCTGCTATGCTACTAGATATGTGTGGAGGGATGTTTGTATGCAGGGCTCTGACTTTTGATAGAATTTAATTAAGGATATACATATTATGAATATAATGATACAATTGattttaaatgtgtttgtctACATATATTCTGTAAGGGAGCACTTGACATATTACAAATACAAATAGCTTTAAGCAATTCATCTGCACTTTAACCACCGTATAACTTGTTTCAACAGATTTAATTGATGTGTTAGCTATGCGTCTGCATGTTGCTGGAGGATTTGTAAAAAAGTTCGGCTCACCTTAATGGTGCTAAGGTCCATGGGGTGCTTGATGATGTCATGGTAGTCGTGGAGGCCCAGTGTGGAGGCGTCCACGGGCTTGTAGAAGGGCCAGGCGTAGGCGGCGTGCTTCTTGGAGAGCAGCTCCTTCAGGATGCCGTTGCAGTGCTTGAGGCTGGGGCTCAGCTTGCCGCGCCGTGACGGCTGGTGCTGCTGCGAGTCCGGCAGGTCCTTCTTGGGCGGCTTGATGGGCCGGCCGCTGCCTCCGCGCCTCGCCGGAGCCTTCCCCGCCAGGCCGCCGCCGCGCCCCATGCCCAGCATGCCCCGGCCGGGCTTCGAGTCCATGCCCATACCCATGCCCAGGGACGAGAGGGTCAGAGGGGAGTCGCTGCCACTGTCCAGGCCCATGCCCAGGCCCATGCTGCCAACGCCCATGAGAGGCATGAccatggtggtgggggtggtggtgtctGCTTTCCTCTTTACACCCTTTTTCTGATGAGAAAAGGATAAGAGGTCAGTTTAACATATTTGTTTATACCTAAAGGTTTTAACATGGATCATAAAACATAGGAAACAAGCAAATTATTTTTGAC from Alosa alosa isolate M-15738 ecotype Scorff River chromosome 20, AALO_Geno_1.1, whole genome shotgun sequence includes the following:
- the LOC125285292 gene encoding uncharacterized protein LOC125285292, whose amino-acid sequence is MPCCAAYGCSVQPGRGKRLHYFPREPTRRKLWEQRVRRKNWKANNFSLLCEDHFDETQYESHRADGLRKLKPNAIPTQFVFTKPKTSRSRRPPNRHITNSVALKDVMVSDGATKKVSQDHSYCSTSLDTAQPEIHRSEPSADDGTEQGIPDCNPNSINVDLPSNNPTQWVCLPHASCPVMSCEEKLKALANKVLRLQQTLAKERREKWKILKQRKQLEEKVSRVFNKDQLAKLCQSSTRGTKWSDDTIKKGLQLQLVCGVAGYELLLAQKQPLPSVRSLRRVLVLEKKSPSL
- the brd2a gene encoding LOW QUALITY PROTEIN: bromodomain-containing protein 2a (The sequence of the model RefSeq protein was modified relative to this genomic sequence to represent the inferred CDS: inserted 1 base in 1 codon) encodes the protein METALNPPLDSLSLGGGDLVMQGITAVMEQQQSGGGAGKRIRKPSLLFEGFEGPPLLPHSAPNSGPSQPPVRDPARQCRMTNQLQFLQKVVVKYLWRHHFAWPFHEPVDASKLNLPDYHKIIKQPMDMGTIKRRLENNYYRGASECMQDFNTMFTNCYIYNKPTDDIVLMAQSLEKAFLQKVAQMPQDEVEMATPVPRAKPGKVGKGRRNTAPGGVTTAHQVPAISSVSQSAYSPPTPDTPDPIYAXPPQTLLAKSLPPMPPAMMAVPPTQPTTKKKGVKRKADTTTPTTMVMPLMGVGSMGLGMGLDSGSDSPLTLSSLGMGMGMDSKPGRGMLGMGRGGGLAGKAPARRGGSGRPIKPPKKDLPDSQQHQPSRRGKLSPSLKHCNGILKELLSKKHAAYAWPFYKPVDASTLGLHDYHDIIKHPMDLSTIKRKMDGREYREAQQFAADVRLMYSNCYKYNPPDHDVVAMARKLQDVFEFRFAKMPDEPLSRMPPPSLGGGLGGHSSSSSSSSSSSSESDPSSESESSPSSDSEEERAHRLAELQEQVCMQLRAVHEQLAALSQGPIVKPKKKRDKKDKKKKKKPEKHRSSRAPAPVLDVEPVVRPAKVPKVAKTPKTKSSKAAPTSTQGKKGATKKSNKSKSSKKAMPPPMPLLPHYDSDEEEETSPMSYDEKRQLSLDINKLPGEKLGRVVHIIQAREPSLRDTNPEEIEIDFETLKPSTLRELERYVMTCLRKKPRKPTTVLKKNAAGKSKEELALEKKRELERRLQDVSGQLNSGKKPVKTKAEKPSTVEPHAVASRLSASSSSSDSSSSSSSSSSSDTSESDSG